GACAACTGGAATACTGGCATTGCTGTCCGGCGGTGACATGTATCAACTCCATTTCCTTAGCGTGGTGGTAATGAGTGCTGCGGTGTGTGCAATCGTCGGACTCGTCGTGATACTCGTCCACGACATCACCGGGGACGATATCGCCGCGCCGCTGGCTGGCCTGTCGATGTTCCTGTTACCGGGGTTTGCCGTTCGGCCGGCGTATGGATTCAAAGCGAAATATCTCCTCGTCCTCTGTGGGTTACTGGCGATATATCTGTACACGCGTGGCTACCCGGCACTGAGCGGCGTGGCCGCGGCAGCCAGCGTTGGCTACTGGCAGGCTGGGGTTATCTTCCCGCTGGTTGTGGTCGGTTTAGCGATCCAGCAGCGCGATATGCAGTCGCTTGAACGCGTCGTCGCAGGCGGCCTTGGTTTCACGGTCGTCATGTTGATGCCAGTGTTTCTCCTCTGGCATTCGGTCTCGGAGATGGTCGTTCAGGTTTTCCTCGTGCCATTACAAACGGAGGAACACGCGTCGTTGCTCGCTCGACTCGTCGCCGGTGTCGTCCACTTCAAATGGGCGTCACCGCTCGTCCTGCTCGGTGGGCTCGGCCTCGCACACACCACCCGATGCTGTTTCACTGGTAATGACGGCGTTGTCGGGCGTACCGACTGGTGGGTTCCGGCCGGTGCAGCGTGGTTCGCGTTTCTGATACTGTTCGTTGATTTCGAGACTGGCGGCTACACCGACCTCATTCCGGGGCTTGTGTTCGTCGCAATCGGTATCGGTATGATCGCTACGATGCTTCGTGACAGGCAACAGACGAAGTATCTCGGCCTCGCCCTCGCTCTGGTTCTCGTGGTGAACGTCGCCTTCCTCGGCAGCGTCGGCGTTGTCTTCACGTCCGTCGAAACGCCGGGACCGGAGCCGATGTCAGACCTTCAAAGCCACGACCTCCCGGCGGCCTATGATGAGGCCGAGCCGGTACCCGATATCCGGTACCTCTACTGGCAACAGAGCGAGCCGTCGACGTGTCACTACCGACTCTCGGTGATGGAACTGCGGTGGCTCGACCGAATCGACTCGTCGGTAGACAGCCGCTGTCTCGACTTTGGGACTGCCAGAGCCCGACTCGCAAGCGGCTAGCCGTTATGACTCCGCGGAGTCGTATTCGGAGAGCGACGTTTGCGTCGTTTCGACCGTGCCCGTAATGATGTAGGGTACGATAACCCGGAAGAACTGTGCGATGAGGACCAGCAGGATCGGGCCTAAGAAGATCCCGTAGAAACCGAACGCGATGGGCCCGAGGATGTACGCGAACATCAACAGGCCGACGTGGGTCAGGTCGCCGCTGACGTACGGCCGAATCAGGAAATCCGGGATAGTGTCGACGACGACCAGTGTGACCACGAGGAAGAGGGCGACCCATGCTAGGGCCGCCGTCTGTCCCGTGACGACCGCCGAGACTGCAAGCAGCACAGCGACGGGCAGGTAGACGATCTTCATCCCGACGACGGGGATAAGACTCCCGATGCCGGTGAGTGCGCCGACCAATGGTGCAAACGGAATTTGCACTGAGCCGGGAGCGACCAGATTGTACAGCGAGAACACGAAAATCCCGATGACGCCCGTCACCAGTGCGTTCAGGATGTTCCCGAAGAGAATCGAGGACAACTCCTCGTCGA
The Haloarcula sp. CBA1129 genome window above contains:
- a CDS encoding DolP-mannose mannosyltransferase produces the protein MAPDAGIFQHLGWYLTRGGRLYVDAWEPKFPLSYETTGILALLSGGDMYQLHFLSVVVMSAAVCAIVGLVVILVHDITGDDIAAPLAGLSMFLLPGFAVRPAYGFKAKYLLVLCGLLAIYLYTRGYPALSGVAAAASVGYWQAGVIFPLVVVGLAIQQRDMQSLERVVAGGLGFTVVMLMPVFLLWHSVSEMVVQVFLVPLQTEEHASLLARLVAGVVHFKWASPLVLLGGLGLAHTTRCCFTGNDGVVGRTDWWVPAGAAWFAFLILFVDFETGGYTDLIPGLVFVAIGIGMIATMLRDRQQTKYLGLALALVLVVNVAFLGSVGVVFTSVETPGPEPMSDLQSHDLPAAYDEAEPVPDIRYLYWQQSEPSTCHYRLSVMELRWLDRIDSSVDSRCLDFGTARARLASG